The Polyodon spathula isolate WHYD16114869_AA chromosome 23, ASM1765450v1, whole genome shotgun sequence genome has a window encoding:
- the slc25a20 gene encoding mitochondrial carnitine/acylcarnitine carrier protein, with the protein MSKQQQISPLKNFFAGGFGGVCLVFTGHPLDTIKVRLQTQPKPAPGQPLLYSGTFDCFKKTLIKEGVSGLYRGMVAPIIGVTPMFAVCFFGFGLGKKLQQRSPDDVLSYPQLFAAGMLSGVFTTVIMAPGERIKCLLQIQAASGEVKYTGPMDCVKQLYRESGVRGIYKGTVLTLMRDVPASGMYFMTYTWLKDILTPEGKSPSELSVPSVLFAGGMAGIFNWAVAIPPDVLKSRFQTAPEGKYPNGFRDVLRELIREEGIGSLYKGFTAVMLRAFPANAACFLGFEVALKFLNWIAPNM; encoded by the exons ATGTCGAAGCAACAGCAGATCAGCCCGCTGAAGAATTTCTTCGCGGGCGGGTTCGGGGGAGTGTGCCTGGTGTTCACCGGACACCCCCTCGACACGATCAAG GTGCGCTTGCAGACACAGCCCAAGCCGGCCCCAGGACAGCCTCTCCTCTACTCGGGGACTTTCGACTGCTTCAAGAAGACCTTGATCAAGGAG GGTGTGAGTGGTCTGTACAGGGGCATGGTGGCCCCCATCATCGGGGTCACCCCAATGTTCGCTGTGTGTTTCTTCGGGTTCGGACTCGGCAAGAAGCTGCAACAGAGAAGCCCCGACGATGTGCTGTC gtaccCTCAGTTGTTCGCAGCGGGGATGCTGTCCGGTGTTTTCACGACAGTCATCATGGCTCCGGGCGAGCGAATCAAGTGCCTCTTGCAG ATCCAGGCTGCGTCGGGAGAGGTGAAGTACACCGGCCCCATGGACTGTGTGAAGCAGCTCTACAGAGAGTCTGGAGTGAGAGGGATCTACAAGGGCACAGTGCTGACTCTCATGAGAG acgTGCCGGCCAGTGGGATGTACTTCATGACGTACACGTGGCTCAAGGACATCCTCACCCCTGAGGGCAAGAG CCCCAGTGAGCTCAGTGTTCCCAGTGTCCTGTTTGCTGGTGGCATGGCCGGCATCTTCAACTGGGCAGTGGCCATCCCTCCTGACGTGCTGAAGAGCAGGTTCCAGACAG CTCCCGAGGGGAAGTATCCTAATGGGTTCCGGGACGTGCTCCGCGAGCTGATTCGGGAAGAGGGGATTGGCTCCTTATACAAGGGCTTCACTGCAGTCATGCTGAGAGCATTCCCTGCCAACGCT GCGTGTTTCTTGGGGTTCGAAGTCGCCCTCAAGTTCCTGAACTGGATCGCGCCCAACATGTGA